Proteins from a genomic interval of Sphingopyxis sp. QXT-31:
- a CDS encoding acyl-CoA dehydrogenase family protein, with protein MSNPGMDADIYEAFIEQLQRYVRERLIPAEDQLEELGRVPDDILAEMKDMGLFGITMAPEYGGAGMNTSQYVNFIKEIAYASPAYRSILSINIGMVCKSITGFGTEAQKAEWLPKLATGTIAAFGLTEPDSGSDSAAMKTRAVRDGNGYVLNGTKRYITNAPFADVILVMARTNAEALPKNAHVSAFLVPRDAPGVSIGKPDGKMGQAGSQIADVILEDVHVDGDALLGGEEGIGFRAAMQSLDNGRLSVAAASVGYAKRMLDAGLQYAMERKAFGEPIANFQLIQAMLADSKAEIYAAECMLTDACARADRGEKIIVEAAATKMFASEMCGRVADRVVQIHGGAGYLKEYLAERFYRDCRIYRIYEGTTQIQQLVIAKNMIRDYAG; from the coding sequence ATGAGCAATCCGGGAATGGACGCCGATATCTACGAAGCCTTTATCGAGCAGTTGCAGCGTTATGTGCGCGAGCGGCTGATCCCCGCGGAGGATCAGCTCGAGGAACTCGGGCGCGTTCCCGACGACATTCTTGCGGAAATGAAGGACATGGGGTTGTTCGGCATCACCATGGCGCCCGAATATGGCGGCGCGGGGATGAACACGAGCCAGTATGTCAATTTCATCAAGGAAATCGCTTATGCATCACCCGCTTACCGCTCGATCCTGTCGATCAACATCGGCATGGTGTGCAAGTCGATCACGGGCTTCGGGACCGAGGCGCAGAAGGCCGAATGGCTGCCCAAGCTGGCGACCGGGACCATCGCCGCCTTCGGGCTGACCGAGCCCGACAGCGGGTCGGACAGCGCCGCGATGAAGACGCGCGCGGTGCGCGACGGCAACGGCTATGTGCTCAATGGCACCAAGCGCTACATCACCAACGCGCCCTTCGCCGACGTCATCCTGGTGATGGCGCGCACCAATGCCGAGGCCTTGCCCAAGAACGCCCATGTCAGCGCCTTTCTGGTGCCGCGCGACGCGCCGGGTGTGTCGATCGGCAAGCCCGACGGCAAGATGGGCCAGGCAGGCTCGCAGATCGCCGACGTGATCCTGGAGGATGTGCATGTCGATGGCGATGCGTTGCTTGGCGGCGAGGAGGGCATCGGCTTCCGCGCGGCGATGCAGAGCCTCGACAACGGGCGGTTGTCGGTCGCGGCGGCGAGCGTCGGTTACGCCAAGCGGATGCTCGACGCGGGGCTGCAATATGCCATGGAGCGTAAGGCGTTCGGCGAGCCGATCGCCAATTTCCAGCTGATCCAGGCGATGCTCGCCGACAGCAAGGCCGAAATCTATGCCGCCGAATGCATGCTGACCGACGCCTGCGCGCGCGCCGACCGCGGCGAAAAGATCATCGTCGAGGCCGCCGCGACCAAGATGTTCGCGAGCGAAATGTGCGGGCGCGTCGCCGACCGCGTGGTGCAGATCCACGGCGGCGCGGGTTATCTCAAGGAATATCTCGCCGAGCGCTTCTATCGCGACTGCCGCATTTACCGCATTTATGAAGGGACGACGCAGATCCAGCAGCTAGTCATCGCGAAGAATATGATTCGGGATTATGCGGGGTAG
- a CDS encoding NADP-dependent oxidoreductase, with protein sequence MARAWHLTSRPAGLPAMDNFALREIPDAPLQPDQLRVKNLWLSVDPYMRGRMNDAKSYAASFQIDQPMTGGAIGEVVESRMEGFAPGDLILHMGGWRDGGVIGLDMSPNKLPRAALDAGMSPQTFLHNMGLTGGTAWIGLLRVAAAKPGDTVFVSAAAGAVGSAVVQIAKAREMTVIGSAGGADKCAWVDDLGADAVIDYKAGPVLPQLAAALETLGKPGIDVYFDNVGGEHLDAAFAVANDFARFAICGMIDVYNDGKAQEMKYIIRTIPARIRMEGFIYTDQFFDCMEEFYADMGGLIASGAVTMRETVHEGLEATPEAFLGLFAGANMGKMLVRV encoded by the coding sequence ATGGCGCGAGCGTGGCACCTGACCAGCCGGCCGGCGGGCCTGCCAGCGATGGACAATTTTGCGCTGCGCGAAATCCCCGACGCGCCGCTCCAGCCCGACCAGCTGCGTGTGAAGAACCTGTGGCTGTCGGTCGACCCTTATATGCGCGGACGGATGAACGACGCGAAAAGCTATGCGGCGAGCTTCCAGATCGACCAGCCGATGACCGGCGGCGCGATCGGCGAGGTGGTCGAGAGCCGCATGGAGGGCTTTGCGCCCGGCGACCTGATCCTGCACATGGGCGGCTGGCGCGACGGCGGGGTGATCGGCCTCGACATGTCGCCGAACAAGCTGCCGCGCGCGGCGCTCGATGCGGGCATGTCGCCGCAGACCTTTCTCCACAATATGGGGCTGACCGGCGGGACGGCGTGGATCGGGCTGCTGCGCGTCGCGGCGGCGAAGCCCGGCGACACGGTGTTCGTGTCGGCGGCGGCGGGCGCGGTCGGATCGGCGGTGGTGCAGATCGCCAAGGCGCGCGAGATGACCGTGATCGGCTCGGCGGGCGGCGCCGACAAATGCGCCTGGGTCGACGATCTGGGCGCCGATGCGGTGATCGACTACAAGGCGGGGCCGGTCTTGCCGCAGCTGGCGGCGGCGCTCGAGACGCTCGGCAAGCCGGGGATCGACGTCTATTTCGACAATGTCGGCGGCGAGCATCTCGACGCGGCTTTTGCGGTGGCGAACGACTTCGCGCGCTTCGCGATCTGCGGGATGATCGACGTCTATAACGACGGCAAGGCACAGGAGATGAAATATATCATCCGCACCATCCCCGCGCGCATCCGCATGGAAGGTTTCATCTACACCGACCAGTTCTTCGACTGCATGGAGGAATTCTACGCCGACATGGGCGGGCTGATCGCCAGCGGCGCGGTGACGATGCGCGAGACGGTACACGAGGGGCTGGAAGCAACGCCCGAGGCGTTCCTCGGGCTGTTTGCGGGGGCGAATATGGGGAAGATGCTGGTTCGGGTTTGA
- a CDS encoding DEAD/DEAH box helicase, with protein MKFADLGLSDELMRAIDESGYDTPTPIQAGVIPSVLMMRDIIGIAQTGTGKTASFVLPMIDILAQGRARARMPRSLILAPTRELAAQVAENFEKYGKYHKLSMALLIGGVQMGDQVKALEKGVDVLIATPGRLMDLFERGKILLTGCNLLVIDEADRMLDMGFIPDIENICTKLPANRQTLLFSATMPPPIKKLADKFLSNPKTIEVARPASRNENIEQFLVKTSERGKRDTLRSLIESEKVHTAIVFCNRKTTVRELAKVLQREGYKAGEIQGDMDQSSRTAELDRFKTGVINILVASDVAARGLDVKGVSHVFNFDAPWHPDDYVHRIGRTGRAGAKGRAFTLVTPSDDEAIDNIQKLTGYTIPIHGTDKADAHAAKAEPREDREPRRERSERGGRGRAKPAAEPKRAEAPRSEPAAEKPAPKPARKAEDRKPAPPKPRQQDDDGPDDGWNGPMPDFLQFGFGS; from the coding sequence ATGAAATTTGCCGACCTCGGCCTCTCCGACGAACTTATGCGCGCGATCGACGAGTCGGGCTATGACACCCCGACCCCGATCCAGGCGGGCGTGATCCCCTCGGTGCTGATGATGCGCGACATCATCGGCATCGCCCAGACGGGGACGGGCAAGACCGCATCCTTCGTGCTGCCGATGATCGACATCCTCGCCCAGGGCCGCGCCCGCGCGCGCATGCCGCGCTCGCTGATCCTCGCACCGACGCGCGAACTCGCGGCGCAGGTCGCCGAGAATTTCGAGAAATACGGCAAATATCACAAGCTCTCGATGGCGCTGCTCATCGGCGGCGTCCAGATGGGCGATCAGGTCAAGGCGCTCGAAAAGGGCGTCGATGTGCTCATCGCGACCCCAGGCCGCCTGATGGACCTGTTCGAGCGCGGCAAGATCCTGCTCACCGGCTGCAACCTTCTCGTCATCGACGAGGCCGACCGCATGCTCGACATGGGCTTCATCCCCGACATCGAGAATATCTGCACCAAGCTGCCCGCGAATCGCCAGACGCTTTTGTTTTCCGCGACGATGCCGCCGCCGATCAAGAAGCTGGCAGACAAGTTCCTCTCGAACCCCAAGACGATCGAGGTCGCGCGCCCCGCGAGCCGCAACGAGAATATCGAGCAGTTCCTGGTCAAGACCAGCGAACGCGGCAAGCGCGACACGCTGCGCAGCCTGATCGAATCCGAAAAGGTCCACACCGCGATCGTCTTCTGCAACCGCAAAACGACGGTGCGCGAGCTGGCAAAGGTGCTGCAGCGCGAAGGTTATAAGGCGGGCGAGATCCAGGGCGACATGGACCAGTCGAGCCGCACCGCCGAACTCGACCGTTTCAAGACCGGCGTCATCAACATCCTCGTCGCCTCCGACGTCGCCGCGCGCGGCCTCGACGTGAAGGGTGTCAGCCACGTCTTCAACTTCGACGCCCCCTGGCACCCCGACGACTATGTCCACCGCATCGGCCGCACCGGCCGCGCGGGCGCAAAGGGGCGGGCGTTCACGCTCGTTACCCCCTCGGACGACGAGGCGATCGACAATATCCAGAAGCTGACGGGCTATACCATTCCGATCCACGGCACGGATAAGGCCGACGCGCACGCGGCGAAGGCCGAACCGCGCGAAGACCGCGAACCGCGCCGCGAGCGCTCCGAACGCGGAGGCCGCGGCCGTGCCAAGCCCGCCGCCGAACCGAAACGCGCCGAAGCGCCCCGCTCGGAACCCGCCGCCGAAAAGCCGGCACCGAAGCCCGCTCGCAAGGCCGAAGACCGAAAGCCCGCTCCGCCGAAGCCGCGCCAGCAGGACGACGACGGCCCCGACGACGGCTGGAACGGCCCGATGCCGGATTTTTTGCAGTTCGGTTTCGGTAGCTGA